DNA from Elaeis guineensis isolate ETL-2024a chromosome 2, EG11, whole genome shotgun sequence:
CTCTGTGCAGTCCGAAAGTTCCCCAGCCTCCGTGAAACCTTTCTAGTTGCCACATTATTCATAactaaattccagaaaaatagaagaaagtaCATGCTTCCATGCTCATCTTGTTCATGGAGCCAGCtgaggtattttcatcaaattcatgCACTGAAATCTGCCCCTGTTTTCTTCTTTGCTGTTTTTGGTTTTTATTTTAGAACTTTTATCAAACAAACGCTTTGGTTAGAAAGCTACTTTTCCCACACCCAGTTACAGAGAATTTTCTAGTTCAACAAGTAGCTCTGTCTTGGAGGTTCCCTTCCTTCTCCTCTGTCCCCTCCTTTCCAATCTATCGCCTTTTGATGCAGATGCCGCCGCTCTCTTTCAGTTTGGTGCAAGTTTTATTTTTGCTAGCCGTAGAGATTGCGTTCTCCTTCATGCCAACCTAGTCGCCTAAATCTGCTCTAAAACCCATGATTCATGCGAAAAAGGTGAAAAGAATACATTCTCTCACACTCTATATATCCTCCTCAATTCCTCGTCAAGGCTAACTTTTAGAGCTTTGACTGTTCCTCATTCCACCTCCTCCTACTACCAACCACATTGGATTAGAGATGCACAAGCCCAGATCATTTTGGTTCCCCATTTTCTTCTGTTCCATTGTCTTCTTTGGTGTTGAAGCTCTGCAAATTCCGCTTGGTTCCAAGCTCTCTGTTGCAAAGCATGACCACTGGATTTCCCCAAATGGGAACTTTGCGTTCGGGTTTTTTAACCGCTCTGATCAGCCTAACCAATATGGAGTTGGTATTCGTTTCAACTCGATGTCGATGCCGTCCCCTGAGCAAGCGCTTGTCTGGGTTGCTGGGGCTCATGTTTCTGTTGGATATAATTCATTTATTCGCCTCACTGAGGCTGGAGATCTCGTTCTCTTTGACTCCTTCAAGGAAGCTGTGGTTTGGAGTAGCAACACTCACAATTCCTCTGTTGCTTCGGCCAGTCTCCGTGATGATGGGAATCTTGTTCTCTTGAATGCACACCAGGATGTTGTTTGGCAGAGCTTTGCTACTCCATCAGATACGCTTCTTCCAGGTCAGAACCTTACCTCCTTGCAGACGCTTCGAGCGGCCAGCTGGAATTTTGTATCGAGTTACTATACTCTGTCAATGGATACTTCTGGCCAGTTGAAACTTAGCTGGGAGACTAATGTCACTTACTGGAAGACCGAGGCCACTTCCTTAAAACCAATTCTTGCTGCTGTCTTCACTGAAGAAGGGGCATTTCAGCTTCTGGACATGAGGTCAAGGCCTGTTTGGTCGAGGTTCGGAGATGATCATAATGATTCCTCTGTGAGTTTCCGGTTTCTAAGGCTAGATGCGGATGGAAATCTCAGAATGTACTCATGGGCTACATATTCCAAGTCATGGAGGAAGGTGTGGCAAGCTGTGGAGAATCAGTGTGATGTCTTTGCTACGTGTGGATTGTCTGGGGTTTGTGTTTTCACTTCATGGGGAAACACGACTTGCGAGTGCCCGTTTGGATCAAACACTTCAAATTTGAACTGTTTGGCTCCATACAACCAGACATGCAGTTCTGGATCAACTATGGTCACACTTAAGCACACATTGTTATATGGAATTTACCCACCAGAGGATTTTATCACTCAGTGTAGCATCGAGCAGTGCTGGAATTCATGCTTACAAGATCCTCGTTGCACGTCAGTAAGTGTTACTAATGATGGTGAGGCTCGGTGCAAAATGAAAAGAACTCGGTTCATAACAGGCTATCAGAACCCCTCTTTGAGATCCATATCCTTTTTTAAGGTCTGCCTGGATCCAATTGCTGTACTACCTCAAAATGTTCCTacatcttcttcaccttcttctgcATCTTCTCTGCTTAAAAAATTATCCAAACTCCGCATGTCCTCTGCTGTCGGGCTAGCTTCAGGCATGATTGTTGCCTTTCTAGTATTCCAAATTGGTATATTTCTTTACTTCTTGAAGAGAAGGAAAGCCGCTAAGAACTCGGGACCTGCATGGTACTCATGTCAGAATTCAATTGGTTTGATCTCATTATCCTACTCAGAGCTGAAAGATATAACCAGTAACCTCAAGCACCAGCTTGGTTTGAATCTGTACAAGGGTGTGCTTCCAACCAACCAGGAGGTTGTCATCAAGGAGCTGAAATCTGATGTGGAATGTGGGGAAAACATAGGAGAGATGCAGTTCAGGTCTTGGATTTCGGTATTGGGTGTCATCCACCATAAGAATTTAGTGAAGTTGAAGGGTTACTGTGGCAATTCTGGCCAAAGATTTGTCATATATGAGTTTTTTAAGAATGCTTCAGTTGATAAATGGCTACAAGATGGTAAACTCAGCAGGAGGCTAACTTGGAAGAAAAGGGTGGAGATATGCATAGGAGTGGCTAAAGCATTAGCTTACTTGCATTCTGAGTGCAGGGAGTTTGTCAGCCATGGGAACTTGAGATGGGAGAATGTGGTCCTCGATGAAGAGTTAGAAGCAAAGGTGACTGAATTTGGTCTGATGAGGTTCAGCAGTAATGCCATCCAAAATAGCCAGGAGGCTGAAGTGGATGTGGCGAGGTTTGGTGAAATGATTGTGATTATGGTGAGTGGCCACCAAGGAGAGGCTGATGTATGTAGTTGGGCTTACAAGGAGTGGGTGGAGGATGTGCAGTAAAAGTGGTGGACTCGAGGCTTGGAGGGAAGTTTGATGTAGAAGAGGTGGAACGCATCTTGAGGGTTGCATTTTGGTGCATCCAGCCTGATGCAAGGCTGAGACCCATGATGGGGGAAGTACTGAAAGTGTTGGAAGGTACACTCTCTGTCGATCCTCCACCACCTCTCTACCATTGctcgaagcccctggaggaaTCACATTCTATACAGTAAGTCCGTTCCTATAAATGATTAACAGTTCATAATTCAGAAACAGTGGCTTGATTAGGTTGATTCAAGTACAAGATTGACATGGAAAATGATTAGAATGTCAGCAGTTTTTTAAGGGCGTAAATGTATGACAGCTTGAAAGAGAGAGGGATTGGGGATATTGTTCTTGTTGTAGTAATGGTAGGCTAACAATCGCAGAGATTAGTTTGGCATAGGCGAATTTCTGAGCAGCCTAACTGTTAGTACTCGAAGAGTACTGTAACAACTTGCAAGTTATGTGTTTTTGTCTTAAATTTAGAACATGTTCCATTTGTAGAGATGATATGAATTGTTTAATCTGAGTAAGTCTATATGTCCTGTTCCTTATCTAACAGTCTAACACCGATGGGACATcagcagatcaaaaattcatggtCATTTAAGCATTGAACTCATGGTGTAGGTTATTTAATTCTTGAGCCATTTCCAACCTTAAACATATGTAATTTCACGTCTCCTCGAAACTTTTACAGTCTCATGGTCAATGTTTGTTGATGGTAACTCTTATCAGTCACTTTCCTTCTTAGGTTTATTTATGTATCTTTGGTGAGCTGTGTCTTAAGTTGGATGTTGTGTTGTTTTTTACATTGTGTTTCTTATTAGTCTGTATTTCTTGTAAGTCAGGAAATCTTTGGAAATAATCCATGCTTACCTTTAACCGATCTTGTCCAAGGGTGAGAATTTTGATCCACACCATTTGTTTTCCATCCCTCTCAGCATGAGTTGAATGGATCATgctttttgttattattattattgttgagTTTATTTTAGCTCGAGGCTGTAAGCTTTTTGCAGTGGTTATCCTGAATTTGGTACTATTTTTTGGCATATGAGGAGTCCAAGCAGTTCCGTTCTTCCAGTATATGCTCTGTATGATACCAAGTTCTTATGATGCTTATTTGGCTGTATATCATGGAAATATTATGTTTGTGAGTGGTGCTTAACAGGTTGCAGTAATGTAGCTTGTAGACATCTaacctttcctgtaaaatatgTGAAAACTGCTTTGAACTTCTATTTAATTTATGTTTCCCTTGCTTGTTCATAAAATTCGGTAACCGATAATGCCGATCTGAAATCTATAAGTTAATTGAGGTTGCTGATTTTTGATAGAAACTGAAAGAAAATATGTAGATTTAATTACATCAATGATTGTGGAAGTGGGACTGCAAAGAGATCGATATTTTGTTGCCCAACCACACTCATCTATATCATTTTTGATAATTGAGCGATAACAACCACTCTATATGATAGCAAGTTGGTGTTGTGGACAAGATTTTGGTCTATAAACCATGCTTCAAACTATAATTTAACTAGCTTAATGGCCATTATCGGCCCTTGCTCCTTGGTGCTGTTGTGATGTCATATATGTTAACCGGCAGTTTGCAAGTGGACCATGCTACACATGTATCCTATGGGCTCCTTGAGTAGCCCGTGTTGGTAGGCAGCTATCATCAGAAGTTGTGGAATAATAAGACTAAAAATCTTTTCTTCAGCTATATCCCCACCATGATGGGCATTATAAAGCGTAACGAGTCATTTGATTATATGCAGTGGCTGTGGAAATTAATGTTTTCACTTGGTAGAGAACCTAAATCACAACTATTTTGATGCATTAAAAATAAGACATATAATATATCTTCTAAGGATATTCTATGTTCGTTAcattcaacttttaattaaaaacaaaaaacaaaaagtcCATGCTCTAAAATAGTAATATCAGTTAAGGCCAAAATCTTgaaatttcttcattttttttttggattttgttTGATCTCAATATAGATTACCCACTACGTTGGCTGATATCTTATCCTTTCTGAATTTTGTTAGGTGCCCAGCACTAGAGGAAAATAATCGATGCCATCACAGATGATTAAACAAGCTATGGTTTGAAGTATATTATGGATGTGCTGATGCAATCAGATGGGTTGGGTTAGCATAGGGCAAATGTTGATCCAAACCCAACTTGTCCACTCGGAGCCCAATGAAGATATTGGTGCCATTTTAGGTTGTGAAGTTTGGTAAGCAGGCCGATCCAAGTTTACGAATTAATCTTTTCATATTATAAAGTTATGATTATGATTCTTCCGGTCACACGGAAAGCATGAAAACATAAAGCATAAATTGTCCGCTTCATCTCCTTCATATTCGGGAAGATAAGCTCAGCTTAAATGAGGAAAGTGaggaattttttaagaaaaataaaggcTTAGAAGAAGATTTAAGAAGAGGATGATTAGATGGGTAAGAAGATTTTAGGAGAATATGATGTTGACAAAAAAGAATAATGGAAAATAGAATATGACAACCCAACCAAATTGGTTAGAAGAGTGGGGTGGAGAAGATGAAAATATGAAAGCAATTATCGAGATTTGTTGATATTAGATGGAAACTGAAATAGTAGATTAATTATTAAATAGTGTTTGCCGGCATACAATCAGCTAATTAGGAATCAATTCTACATTTTTCAATTCATAAGATGTTATAATGAGAAAAGAAGGCCAAATTTTGAAGAAGAGTGTACGGACCACTCAGGAAGAAAAGAGGCGGTGGGGTTGGATAGCTTTAGAAACTTTCTTTTAACTTATATATGGATGGTTAATGTTACAAAACTAATGGCCAGGCATCTTAATAATGATTCACTTTCATCGATACTAAACAATTGTATATTAATAGATTAACCATCTTAATAAGATATTATAATGAGAAAAGAAGGCCAAATTTTGAAAAGAGTGTACGGACCACTCAGGAAGAAAGGAGGCGGGTGGGGTTGGATAGCTTTAGAACTTTCTTTTAACTTATATATGGATGGTTAATGTTACAAAACTAATGGCCAGGCATCTTAATAATGATTCACTTTCATCAATACTAAAAATTGTATATTAATAGATTAAGCAGAGATATTGGATTCCTAATTTTGGGGTTTTTGAATATTTTTGAATActtgtatatttgtataatttattacaacttcaTTACAACCATagcattatttatataatttgaaCATtctgaatttttgattttttttaattaacttatAATTAATACCATGTGAATatcaatttttcttgcaatttttATCTTAGACATGTTCTATATGTAACATCATGTATAACAGtacaaaatttcattatttttataatatagcaTCGAGTTGATTAAATATCTTATTGGTTCTCTCCATTATATTTCTTATTCatatgatctatataatcaaaaattCTATGTGCAAAATTGTGAAACATAATTATTTTCAGAGACATTCTATTCTAAATTATTGGTTTGCatcatttaaataaaataaaatgtgaTATGATCTTTAATTTAAACGGGATTGTACTTGTTACAATTCAAGATACACCAGGTCTTTGTTTGGGATTTCTGAATTTCCACCTACAAAattatttcttttgaaaaaaaactaGAATAGGAGAGTTACTCGTGACCCTACTAATATAACATGAATTTGACAACAAATAGGGATGGCAAATTTTGATACGATATGCGAATTTGACACGAACACGATATGAAAAATTTAGTTCGTATTGAGCTTATGCAGATTCGAGGTCGAAAATGGGTTGATACGATTAcgatccataaaatttatatcatTCATACGTGGATTCGTGAATCCGAAATAAACCCGTATAAttcatttaatatttttataaatttattaaaaaataaattatttctgTCAAGTCCATAATAATCTTGTGATTTTTATATTATGCATTTTGAAGTAGGTGCTTTGATGGTTTTAAGAGGAGACTTGTGGTTTAGTTTATGAATTTTTGTTATGTTGTGTTGGTAAGCTATATTATTGTGTATTTTGTGAACTATTAGTTATTATTTGGTGTTTAAACTTTGCTGATTGATGGAATTTAAGTAAAAATATATTTGTGTTAATATAATTTAGTTACTCtcatattaaaatagattttgattggtgattgatgcaagtttttaaatatatttataataggtTTGTTGCACCCCCCATTATGGTTTGTGGTTGGtgtttatatgaatttttttgcTTGCTTTAATTTATacatattgatattttttttaattttaattaaatttttaaaaaaataaatttatttaaatttatttaaattttttaaaatttttatattaattttattaatcatatcataAATATATCGTGTTCGTGTCAATCCGACACGATCCGTTTAACAATCAGGTTACGTGGATGATCCATTTAATAAGTAATCCGGATATAAAATGTG
Protein-coding regions in this window:
- the LOC105056593 gene encoding LOW QUALITY PROTEIN: G-type lectin S-receptor-like serine/threonine-protein kinase SD3-1 (The sequence of the model RefSeq protein was modified relative to this genomic sequence to represent the inferred CDS: inserted 1 base in 1 codon; substituted 1 base at 1 genomic stop codon); the protein is MHKPRSFWFPIFFCSIVFFGVEALQIPLGSKLSVAKHDHWISPNGNFAFGFFNRSDQPNQYGVGIRFNSMSMPSPEQALVWVAGAHVSVGYNSFIRLTEAGDLVLFDSFKEAVVWSSNTHNSSVASASLRDDGNLVLLNAHQDVVWQSFATPSDTLLPGQNLTSLQTLRAASWNFVSSYYTLSMDTSGQLKLSWETNVTYWKTEATSLKPILAAVFTEEGAFQLLDMRSRPVWSRFGDDHNDSSVSFRFLRLDADGNLRMYSWATYSKSWRKVWQAVENQCDVFATCGLSGVCVFTSWGNTTCECPFGSNTSNLNCLAPYNQTCSSGSTMVTLKHTLLYGIYPPEDFITQCSIEQCWNSCLQDPRCTSVSVTNDGEARCKMKRTRFITGYQNPSLRSISFFKVCLDPIAVLPQNVPTSSSPSSASSLLKKLSKLRMSSAVGLASGMIVAFLVFQIGIFLYFLKRRKAAKNSGPAWYSCQNSIGLISLSYSELKDITSNLKHQLGLNLYKGVLPTNQEVVIKELKSDVECGENIGEMQFRSWISVLGVIHHKNLVKLKGYCGNSGQRFVIYEFFKNASVDKWLQDGKLSRRLTWKKRVEICIGVAKALAYLHSECREFVSHGNLRWENVVLDEELEAKVTEFGLMRFSSNAIQNSQEAEVDVARFGEMIVIMVSGHQGEADVCSWAYKEWVXGCAVKVVDSRLGGKFDVEEVERILRVAFWCIQPDARLRPMMGEVLKVLEGTLSVDPPPPLYHCSKPLEESHSIQXVRSYK